A stretch of the Sorangium aterium genome encodes the following:
- the mazG gene encoding nucleoside triphosphate pyrophosphohydrolase, producing MPRSFEPVEAPPLPEQAGRTFPRMVELMQRLLAPDGCPWDREQSFATLRRYVLEEACEVIDAIDGGDRKELCAELGDLLLQVVFQAELARAEGAFGPDDVIAAICEKLVRRHPHVFADESAENADEVLQNWERIKAAERASQGKDRGVLGGVPRSLPALTRAQRVGEKVARVGFDWPDARGSRAKVDEEIGELDRALDSGDPAAIEEELGDVLFALGNLARHAGVDAEGALRRTIDKFTRRFEHVERRVVERHGGWPVKASRDTLTLEELDGYWDEAKRGERRT from the coding sequence ATGCCTCGTTCCTTCGAGCCCGTGGAGGCTCCGCCGCTCCCCGAGCAGGCCGGTCGTACGTTTCCGCGCATGGTCGAGCTGATGCAGCGGCTCCTCGCGCCCGACGGATGTCCCTGGGATCGCGAGCAGAGCTTCGCGACGCTCCGGCGCTACGTGCTCGAGGAGGCGTGCGAGGTCATCGACGCCATCGACGGCGGCGACCGCAAGGAGCTGTGCGCCGAGCTCGGCGATCTCCTGCTCCAGGTCGTCTTCCAGGCCGAGCTCGCCCGGGCCGAGGGGGCGTTCGGGCCGGACGACGTGATCGCGGCGATCTGCGAGAAGCTCGTGCGGCGCCACCCGCACGTGTTCGCGGACGAGAGCGCCGAGAACGCCGACGAGGTGCTCCAGAACTGGGAGCGCATCAAGGCGGCCGAGCGGGCGAGCCAGGGCAAGGACCGCGGCGTGCTCGGCGGCGTTCCCCGCAGCCTGCCGGCGCTGACCCGGGCGCAGCGGGTAGGCGAGAAGGTCGCGCGCGTGGGCTTCGATTGGCCGGACGCGCGGGGTTCGCGCGCGAAGGTGGACGAGGAGATCGGAGAGCTCGATAGGGCCCTCGATAGCGGCGATCCCGCCGCGATCGAGGAGGAGCTCGGCGACGTGCTCTTCGCGCTCGGAAACCTGGCGCGCCACGCCGGCGTCGACGCGGAGGGGGCGCTGCGCCGGACGATCGACAAGTTCACCCGGCGCTTCGAGCATGTCGAGCGGCGGGTCGTCGAGCGGCACGGGGGCTGGCCCGTCAAGGCGTCGCGCGACACGCTCACGCTGGAGGAGCTCGACGGCTACTGGGACGAGGCCAAGCGCGGCGAGCGGCGGACCTGA
- a CDS encoding proton-conducting transporter transmembrane domain-containing protein produces MTGSLLLSVPVLLVGAALSLGLRSNGARSAAAIASQAIAAALVLARVAPLLRGGEALEIVWPWPTPIDSMAFRVDALGAFFLAWSLPMTLLGTIYAVGYLRPYFDRGRNGGSHFALLNMVALSFVLIYSVQNALVFLLGWEIAALAAWLLVIWDYRNQKIRFAGFNYLISTHVGLFVLVAAFMLLHSKTDSMDFAVFGKFLSSQDPTRGTLFLLLGASFALKSAFFPFHTWLPRAHSAAPAHISALMSGVIHKAGLFAFLRFTLLMGRPDEWMGWSVLGFGALSAFFGVLSTSAERDLKRLLGYSSTENVGIAAMGFGVGYLGWAWGVPALTVCGFGGGLLHVLNHALFKCLLFYAAGAIYRAAHTVDLERLGGLARRLPRTSILFLIGSLAISALPPLNGFVSEFLIYAGLLAGRAPSSQGSVVTIAAAAALAFVGAVSALSMTRAFGLTFLGVPREPGLHVGEDAPGSMLWPMVIHAALVVAIGVAPDLGIAAIGAALRLFPIESSASTLPALLAPLAWASRALAGALLVAGVIGWRRGRAARRSVTWGCGTTATSSRMQYTGSSFSEQFTRFFASFLPSLRRERLPEGPFPQQPGHLSTHHVDAVERRMFEVLGHGENFIAQAFDRIPEQPRFAFAAGLVALVIIGAMVVGGVGR; encoded by the coding sequence GTGACGGGATCCCTGCTTCTCAGCGTGCCCGTGCTGCTCGTCGGGGCGGCGCTCTCGCTGGGCCTGCGCTCGAACGGCGCGCGAAGCGCTGCGGCGATCGCCTCGCAAGCGATCGCCGCAGCGCTCGTGCTCGCGAGGGTCGCCCCCCTCCTTCGAGGCGGCGAGGCTCTGGAGATCGTGTGGCCCTGGCCGACGCCCATCGACAGCATGGCGTTTCGCGTCGACGCGCTCGGAGCGTTCTTCCTCGCGTGGTCCCTCCCGATGACGCTGCTCGGAACGATCTACGCCGTCGGATACCTCCGCCCCTACTTCGATCGAGGGAGGAACGGCGGCTCCCACTTCGCTCTCTTGAACATGGTCGCCCTGTCCTTCGTGCTGATCTACTCGGTGCAGAACGCCCTCGTGTTCTTGCTGGGATGGGAGATCGCCGCCCTCGCAGCGTGGCTGCTCGTCATCTGGGACTACCGAAACCAGAAGATCCGCTTTGCCGGCTTCAACTATCTCATCTCAACCCATGTCGGGCTCTTCGTCCTTGTCGCGGCGTTCATGCTGCTCCACAGCAAGACCGACTCCATGGACTTCGCCGTGTTCGGCAAATTCCTGTCGAGCCAGGATCCGACGCGGGGGACGCTCTTCCTGCTCCTCGGGGCGTCGTTCGCGCTGAAATCCGCGTTTTTTCCGTTTCACACGTGGCTTCCCCGAGCCCACTCCGCGGCGCCGGCGCACATCTCGGCGCTCATGTCCGGCGTGATCCACAAGGCCGGTCTCTTTGCCTTTCTCCGCTTCACGCTGCTCATGGGACGACCCGACGAGTGGATGGGATGGAGCGTGCTCGGCTTCGGCGCGCTCTCCGCGTTCTTCGGCGTCCTCTCCACGTCCGCCGAGCGCGATCTGAAGCGCCTGCTCGGGTACTCGTCGACAGAGAACGTCGGCATCGCAGCGATGGGCTTCGGGGTGGGATACCTGGGATGGGCCTGGGGAGTCCCTGCGCTGACCGTGTGCGGCTTCGGCGGCGGCCTCCTGCACGTCCTGAATCACGCGCTGTTCAAGTGCCTTCTGTTCTACGCCGCTGGAGCGATCTACCGGGCTGCGCACACCGTCGATCTCGAGCGGCTCGGCGGGCTCGCGAGGCGTCTCCCGCGGACATCCATCCTCTTCCTCATCGGATCCCTGGCCATCTCCGCGCTCCCGCCGCTCAACGGCTTCGTCAGCGAGTTCCTGATCTACGCCGGGCTCCTCGCAGGGCGCGCGCCTTCCAGTCAAGGCAGCGTGGTGACCATCGCAGCGGCGGCGGCCCTGGCGTTCGTCGGCGCGGTGAGCGCGCTGTCGATGACAAGGGCCTTCGGGCTCACGTTCCTCGGCGTGCCTCGGGAGCCAGGGCTCCACGTCGGCGAGGACGCGCCGGGTTCGATGCTCTGGCCCATGGTGATCCACGCCGCGCTCGTGGTCGCCATCGGCGTGGCTCCAGACCTGGGCATCGCAGCGATAGGCGCCGCGCTGAGGCTCTTTCCCATCGAGTCCAGCGCGAGCACGCTGCCGGCCCTGCTCGCTCCGCTCGCGTGGGCGAGCCGCGCGCTCGCCGGCGCCTTGCTCGTCGCCGGCGTGATCGGCTGGCGTCGAGGTCGAGCGGCGCGGCGAAGCGTCACGTGGGGGTGTGGAACCACCGCCACCTCCTCTCGCATGCAGTACACGGGGAGCTCGTTCTCCGAGCAATTCACGCGGTTCTTCGCATCCTTCTTGCCGTCGCTTCGAAGGGAGCGGCTGCCCGAGGGGCCGTTCCCGCAGCAGCCCGGCCATCTGTCGACGCACCATGTCGACGCCGTCGAGCGACGCATGTTCGAGGTGCTCGGGCACGGAGAGAACTTCATCGCTCAAGCCTTTGACCGCATCCCAGAGCAGCCGCGCTTCGCGTTCGCCGCAGGGCTCGTGGCGCTCGTCATCATCGGCGCGATGGTCGTCGGAGGGGTCGGCCGATGA